Proteins from one Camelina sativa cultivar DH55 chromosome 8, Cs, whole genome shotgun sequence genomic window:
- the LOC109125914 gene encoding myrosinase 2-like: MKSNYNTCRDDFKDYADLCFEKFGDRVKHWITINQLYTVPTRGYALGTDAPGRCSPTHDIRCYGGNSSTEPYIVAHHQLLAHATAVDLYRTKYKDQGGMIGPVMITRGFLPFDDTPESKEATYRSKEFFHGWFMEPLTKGKYPDIMRKLVGERLPEFTETEAKLVKGSYDFLGLNYYXVKFTDF; encoded by the exons TACGTGCAGAGATGATTTCAAAGATTACGCGGATCTATGTTTCGAAAAATTTGGTGATAGGGTAAAGCACTGGATAACAATCAACCAGCTTTACACAGTACCTACGCGAGGATATGCATTGGGAACAGATGCACCTGGTCGATGTTCTCCTACGCATGATATAAGATGTTACGGCGGAAACTCGTCAACCGAACCCTATATCGTTGCACATCACCAGCTTCTTGCTCATGCCACGGCCGTGGATCTTTACAGGACAAAATATAAG GACCAAGGAGGGATGATTGGACCTGTGATGATAACTAGAGGGTTTCTTCCGTTTGATGACACTCCAGAGAGCAAAGAGGCAACTTATCGGTCTAAAGAATTTTTCCATGGATG GTTCATGGAGCCGCTAACAAAGGGTAAATACCCAGACATCATGAGGAAACTTGTGGGTGAACGGCTTCCAGAGTTCACCGAAACAGAAGCCAAACTTGTAAAgggttcatatgattttcttggTCTCAACTATTACTNTGTCAAGTTCACAGATTTTTAA